One part of the Apus apus isolate bApuApu2 chromosome 11, bApuApu2.pri.cur, whole genome shotgun sequence genome encodes these proteins:
- the WWP2 gene encoding NEDD4-like E3 ubiquitin-protein ligase WWP2 isoform X3, protein MTAGAAAGSGSAAAAARGDAMAAASSSRARAGLPCEKSQLSIKVVSVKPKAHGRSSRMSCYVEVVGDGLPGETKKTGKQIGSSELLWNEILTLNVTAQSHLDLKVWSCHTLRNELLGTASLSLGSLLKGGGKLENRQLTLDLQMENKGSVVSVGELTIFLDGPAVDLGSLPNGSAVTEGSQVPARDHSSVAAATESRHQPPSTNCFGSRPRTHRHAAGVARQNTGSGEQSPSARSRHWQQAKGAQHNGTVNGDAAGSADTEEERPAAGAAVPTPAAPSVADGSVAPAPPALPSSGEAEEAAPGSSAPAARAAVLALDALPPGWEQRELPNGRVYYVDHNNKTTTWERPLPPGWEKRVDPRGRYYYVDHNTRTTTWQRPTAEYVRNYEQWQSQRNQLQGAMQQFSQRFLYQSSGAPSDNDPLGPLPPGWEKRQDNGRVYYVNHNTRTTQWEDPRTQGRMIQEPPLPPGWEMKYTNEGVHYFVDHNTRTTTFKDPRPGFESGSKQGGSPGAYDRSFRWKYHQFRFLCHSNALPSHVKISVSRQTLFEDSFQQIMNMKPYDLRRRLYIIMRGEEGLDYGGIAREWFFLLSHEVLNPMYCLFEYAGKNNYCLQINPASSINPDHLTYFRFIGRFIAMALYHGKFIDTGFTLPFYKRMLNKRPTLKDLESIDPEFYNSIVWTKENSLEECGLELYFIQDMEILGKVTTHELKEGGESIRVTEENKEEYIMLLTDWRFTRGVEEQTKAFLDGFNEVVPLEWLRYFDEKELEEIDMNDWQKNTIYRHYTKNSKQIQWFWQVVKEMDNEKRIRLLQFVTGTCRLPVGGFAELIGSNGPQKFCIDKVGKETWLPRSHTCFNRLDLPPYKSYEQLKEKLLYAIEETEGFGQE, encoded by the exons CCAGGGGTGATGCCATGGCcgctgccagctccagcagggccagggctgggctgccctgcGAGAAGTCCCAGCTCTCCATAAAAG TGGTGTCCGTGAAGCCCAAGGCGCACGGCCGCTCCTCACGGATGAGCTGCTACGTGGAGGTGGTGGGCGACGGGCTGCCTGGCGAGACCAAGAAGACCGGGAAGCAGATTGggagctctgagctgctgtggaaCGAGATCCTCACCCT GAACGTCACGGCTCAGAGCCACCTGGACCTGAAGGTGTGGAGCTGCCATACCCTGCGGAACGAGCTGCTGGGCACGGCCTCGctcagcctgggcagcctgctgaAGGGCGGCGGGAAAC TGGAGAACAGGCAGCTGACCCTGGACCTGCAGATGGAGAACAAAGGCAGTGTTGTGTCTGTCGGAGAGCTGACGATTTTCCTGGACGGGCCTGCTGTTGATCTGGGAAGCCTGCCTAATGGCAGCGCCGTGACAGAGG GGTCCCAGGTGCCTGCACGAGACCACAGCAGTGTGGCTGCAGCCACGGAGAGCAGACACCAGCCTCCCAGTACAAACTGCTTTGGAAGCAGACCAAG GACACACCGACATGCAGCTGGAGTGGCCAGGCAAAACACAGGGAGTGGAGAGCAAAGTCCCAGTGCCAGGAGCCGGCACTGGCAGCAGGCCAAGGGCGCGCAGCACAACGGCACGG TGAATGGAGATGCAGCGGGTTCTGCGGACACCGAAGAGGAGAGGCCGGCAGCAGGAGCGGCTGTACCGACGCCGGCGGCACCGAGCGTGGCTGACGGCTCCGtggctcctgcccctcctgccctgcccagctctggagaggcagaggaggcagctcctggctccagcGCCCCGGCAGCAcgggcagcagtgctggcccTGGATGCTCTGCCCCCCGG gtgGGAACAGCGAGAGCTGCCTAATGGTAGAGTCTACTATGTAGACCACAACAACAAGACCACCACGTGGGAGAGACCTCTTCCTCCAGG GTGGGAGAAGCGTGTGGATCCTCGAGGCAGGTATTACTATGTGGACCACAACACCCGGACCACCACGTGGCAGCGCCCCACGGCCGAGTACGTCAGGAACTATGAGCAGTGGCAGTCCCAGCGAAACCAGCTCCAAGGGGCCATGCAGCAGTTCAGCCAAAGATTCCTGTACCAG TCATCCGGCGCCCCGTCCGACAATGATCCTCTGGGTCCCCTTCCCCCCGGCTGGG agAAGAGACAGGACAATGGGCGAGTCTATTACGTGAACCACAACACACGGACCACCCAGTGGGAAGACCCTCGCACGCAGGG CAGGATGATCCAggagccgccgctgccgcccggcTGGGAGATGAAGTACACGAATGAGGGCGTGCACTACTTTGTGGACCACAACACTCGCACCACCACCTTCAAGGACCCACGCCCAGGCTTTGAGTCTGG GAGTAAGCAGGGTGGCTCCCCAGGGGCGTATGACCGGAGCTTTCGCTGGAAGTACCACCAGTTCCGATTCCTCTGCCAT TCAAACGCGTTGCCCAGCCATGTGAAGATCAGCGTTTCCCGACAGACACTCTTTGAGGACTCCTTCCAGCAG aTCATGAACATGAAGCCATATGACCTGCGCCGCCGCCTGTACATCATCATGCGAGGAGAGGAGGGCCTGGACTATGGCGGCATTGCCAG GGAGTGGTTCTTCCTCCTGTCCCATGAGGTGCTGAACCCCATGTACTGCCTCTTCGAGTATGCTGGCAAGAACAACTACTGCCTGCAGATCAACCCTGCCTCCTCCATCAACCCCGACCACCTCACCTACTTCCGCTTCATCGGCCGCTTCATTGCCATG GCTCTCTATCATGGGAAGTTCATTGATACTGGCTTCACGCTGCCCTTCTACAAGCGGATGCTGAACAAGCGGCCCACGCTGAAGGACCTGGAATCCATCGACCCTGAGTTTTACAACTCCATCGTCTGGACCAA GGAGAACAGCCTGGAAGAGTGTGGCCTGGAGCTGTATTTTATTCAGGACATGGAGATCCTGGGCAAGGTGACCACCCATGAGCTgaaggagggtggtgagagcatCCGGGTGACAGAGGAGAACAAGGAGGAATACATCAT gctgctgacAGACTGGAGGTTCACACGGGGTGTGGAGGAGCAGACCAAGGCTTTCCTGGATGGCTTCAACGAGGTGGTGCCCCTGGAGTGGCTGCGATACTTCGATGAGAAGGAGCTAGAG GAGATCGACATGAACGACTGGCAGAAGAACACCATCTACAGGCACTACACCAAGAACAGCAAACAGATCCAGTGGTTCTGGCAG GTGGTTAAAGAGATGGACAATGAGAAGAGGATCCGGCTGTTGCAGTTTGTGACGGGGACCTGTCGCCTGCCCGTCGGGGGCTTCGCTGAGCTCATCG GCAGCAACGGGCCCCAGAAATTCTGCATTGATAAAGTTGGCAAAGAGACGTGGCTGCCTCGGAGCCATACATG CTTTAACCGTCTGGATCTCCCTCCCTACAAGAGCTACgaacagctgaaggagaagctgctTTATGCCATTGAGGAGACGGAAGGATTTGGACAGGAGTGA
- the WWP2 gene encoding NEDD4-like E3 ubiquitin-protein ligase WWP2 isoform X1, with amino-acid sequence MTAGAAAGSGSAAAAARGDAMAAASSSRARAGLPCEKSQLSIKVVSVKPKAHGRSSRMSCYVEVVGDGLPGETKKTGKQIGSSELLWNEILTLNVTAQSHLDLKVWSCHTLRNELLGTASLSLGSLLKGGGKLENRQLTLDLQMENKGSVVSVGELTIFLDGPAVDLGSLPNGSAVTEGSQVPARDHSSVAAATESRHQPPSTNCFGSRPRTHRHAAGVARQNTGSGEQSPSARSRHWQQAKGAQHNGTVNGDAAGSADTEEERPAAGAAVPTPAAPSVADGSVAPAPPALPSSGEAEEAAPGSSAPAARAAVLALDALPPGWEQRELPNGRVYYVDHNNKTTTWERPLPPGWEKRVDPRGRYYYVDHNTRTTTWQRPTAEYVRNYEQWQSQRNQLQGAMQQFSQRFLYQSSGAPSDNDPLGPLPPGWEKRQDNGRVYYVNHNTRTTQWEDPRTQGRMIQEPPLPPGWEMKYTNEGVHYFVDHNTRTTTFKDPRPGFESGSKQGGSPGAYDRSFRWKYHQFRFLCHSNALPSHVKISVSRQTLFEDSFQQIMNMKPYDLRRRLYIIMRGEEGLDYGGIAREWFFLLSHEVLNPMYCLFEYAGKNNYCLQINPASSINPDHLTYFRFIGRFIAMALYHGKFIDTGFTLPFYKRMLNKRPTLKDLESIDPEFYNSIVWTKENSLEECGLELYFIQDMEILGKVTTHELKEGGESIRVTEENKEEYIMLLTDWRFTRGVEEQTKAFLDGFNEVVPLEWLRYFDEKELELMLCGMQEIDMNDWQKNTIYRHYTKNSKQIQWFWQVVKEMDNEKRIRLLQFVTGTCRLPVGGFAELIGSNGPQKFCIDKVGKETWLPRSHTCFNRLDLPPYKSYEQLKEKLLYAIEETEGFGQE; translated from the exons CCAGGGGTGATGCCATGGCcgctgccagctccagcagggccagggctgggctgccctgcGAGAAGTCCCAGCTCTCCATAAAAG TGGTGTCCGTGAAGCCCAAGGCGCACGGCCGCTCCTCACGGATGAGCTGCTACGTGGAGGTGGTGGGCGACGGGCTGCCTGGCGAGACCAAGAAGACCGGGAAGCAGATTGggagctctgagctgctgtggaaCGAGATCCTCACCCT GAACGTCACGGCTCAGAGCCACCTGGACCTGAAGGTGTGGAGCTGCCATACCCTGCGGAACGAGCTGCTGGGCACGGCCTCGctcagcctgggcagcctgctgaAGGGCGGCGGGAAAC TGGAGAACAGGCAGCTGACCCTGGACCTGCAGATGGAGAACAAAGGCAGTGTTGTGTCTGTCGGAGAGCTGACGATTTTCCTGGACGGGCCTGCTGTTGATCTGGGAAGCCTGCCTAATGGCAGCGCCGTGACAGAGG GGTCCCAGGTGCCTGCACGAGACCACAGCAGTGTGGCTGCAGCCACGGAGAGCAGACACCAGCCTCCCAGTACAAACTGCTTTGGAAGCAGACCAAG GACACACCGACATGCAGCTGGAGTGGCCAGGCAAAACACAGGGAGTGGAGAGCAAAGTCCCAGTGCCAGGAGCCGGCACTGGCAGCAGGCCAAGGGCGCGCAGCACAACGGCACGG TGAATGGAGATGCAGCGGGTTCTGCGGACACCGAAGAGGAGAGGCCGGCAGCAGGAGCGGCTGTACCGACGCCGGCGGCACCGAGCGTGGCTGACGGCTCCGtggctcctgcccctcctgccctgcccagctctggagaggcagaggaggcagctcctggctccagcGCCCCGGCAGCAcgggcagcagtgctggcccTGGATGCTCTGCCCCCCGG gtgGGAACAGCGAGAGCTGCCTAATGGTAGAGTCTACTATGTAGACCACAACAACAAGACCACCACGTGGGAGAGACCTCTTCCTCCAGG GTGGGAGAAGCGTGTGGATCCTCGAGGCAGGTATTACTATGTGGACCACAACACCCGGACCACCACGTGGCAGCGCCCCACGGCCGAGTACGTCAGGAACTATGAGCAGTGGCAGTCCCAGCGAAACCAGCTCCAAGGGGCCATGCAGCAGTTCAGCCAAAGATTCCTGTACCAG TCATCCGGCGCCCCGTCCGACAATGATCCTCTGGGTCCCCTTCCCCCCGGCTGGG agAAGAGACAGGACAATGGGCGAGTCTATTACGTGAACCACAACACACGGACCACCCAGTGGGAAGACCCTCGCACGCAGGG CAGGATGATCCAggagccgccgctgccgcccggcTGGGAGATGAAGTACACGAATGAGGGCGTGCACTACTTTGTGGACCACAACACTCGCACCACCACCTTCAAGGACCCACGCCCAGGCTTTGAGTCTGG GAGTAAGCAGGGTGGCTCCCCAGGGGCGTATGACCGGAGCTTTCGCTGGAAGTACCACCAGTTCCGATTCCTCTGCCAT TCAAACGCGTTGCCCAGCCATGTGAAGATCAGCGTTTCCCGACAGACACTCTTTGAGGACTCCTTCCAGCAG aTCATGAACATGAAGCCATATGACCTGCGCCGCCGCCTGTACATCATCATGCGAGGAGAGGAGGGCCTGGACTATGGCGGCATTGCCAG GGAGTGGTTCTTCCTCCTGTCCCATGAGGTGCTGAACCCCATGTACTGCCTCTTCGAGTATGCTGGCAAGAACAACTACTGCCTGCAGATCAACCCTGCCTCCTCCATCAACCCCGACCACCTCACCTACTTCCGCTTCATCGGCCGCTTCATTGCCATG GCTCTCTATCATGGGAAGTTCATTGATACTGGCTTCACGCTGCCCTTCTACAAGCGGATGCTGAACAAGCGGCCCACGCTGAAGGACCTGGAATCCATCGACCCTGAGTTTTACAACTCCATCGTCTGGACCAA GGAGAACAGCCTGGAAGAGTGTGGCCTGGAGCTGTATTTTATTCAGGACATGGAGATCCTGGGCAAGGTGACCACCCATGAGCTgaaggagggtggtgagagcatCCGGGTGACAGAGGAGAACAAGGAGGAATACATCAT gctgctgacAGACTGGAGGTTCACACGGGGTGTGGAGGAGCAGACCAAGGCTTTCCTGGATGGCTTCAACGAGGTGGTGCCCCTGGAGTGGCTGCGATACTTCGATGAGAAGGAGCTAGAG CTGATGCTGTGTGGCATGCAGGAGATCGACATGAACGACTGGCAGAAGAACACCATCTACAGGCACTACACCAAGAACAGCAAACAGATCCAGTGGTTCTGGCAG GTGGTTAAAGAGATGGACAATGAGAAGAGGATCCGGCTGTTGCAGTTTGTGACGGGGACCTGTCGCCTGCCCGTCGGGGGCTTCGCTGAGCTCATCG GCAGCAACGGGCCCCAGAAATTCTGCATTGATAAAGTTGGCAAAGAGACGTGGCTGCCTCGGAGCCATACATG CTTTAACCGTCTGGATCTCCCTCCCTACAAGAGCTACgaacagctgaaggagaagctgctTTATGCCATTGAGGAGACGGAAGGATTTGGACAGGAGTGA
- the WWP2 gene encoding NEDD4-like E3 ubiquitin-protein ligase WWP2 isoform X4: protein MAAASSSRARAGLPCEKSQLSIKVVSVKPKAHGRSSRMSCYVEVVGDGLPGETKKTGKQIGSSELLWNEILTLNVTAQSHLDLKVWSCHTLRNELLGTASLSLGSLLKGGGKLENRQLTLDLQMENKGSVVSVGELTIFLDGPAVDLGSLPNGSAVTEGSQVPARDHSSVAAATESRHQPPSTNCFGSRPRTHRHAAGVARQNTGSGEQSPSARSRHWQQAKGAQHNGTVNGDAAGSADTEEERPAAGAAVPTPAAPSVADGSVAPAPPALPSSGEAEEAAPGSSAPAARAAVLALDALPPGWEQRELPNGRVYYVDHNNKTTTWERPLPPGWEKRVDPRGRYYYVDHNTRTTTWQRPTAEYVRNYEQWQSQRNQLQGAMQQFSQRFLYQSSGAPSDNDPLGPLPPGWEKRQDNGRVYYVNHNTRTTQWEDPRTQGRMIQEPPLPPGWEMKYTNEGVHYFVDHNTRTTTFKDPRPGFESGSKQGGSPGAYDRSFRWKYHQFRFLCHSNALPSHVKISVSRQTLFEDSFQQIMNMKPYDLRRRLYIIMRGEEGLDYGGIAREWFFLLSHEVLNPMYCLFEYAGKNNYCLQINPASSINPDHLTYFRFIGRFIAMALYHGKFIDTGFTLPFYKRMLNKRPTLKDLESIDPEFYNSIVWTKENSLEECGLELYFIQDMEILGKVTTHELKEGGESIRVTEENKEEYIMLLTDWRFTRGVEEQTKAFLDGFNEVVPLEWLRYFDEKELELMLCGMQEIDMNDWQKNTIYRHYTKNSKQIQWFWQVVKEMDNEKRIRLLQFVTGTCRLPVGGFAELIGSNGPQKFCIDKVGKETWLPRSHTCFNRLDLPPYKSYEQLKEKLLYAIEETEGFGQE from the exons ATGGCcgctgccagctccagcagggccagggctgggctgccctgcGAGAAGTCCCAGCTCTCCATAAAAG TGGTGTCCGTGAAGCCCAAGGCGCACGGCCGCTCCTCACGGATGAGCTGCTACGTGGAGGTGGTGGGCGACGGGCTGCCTGGCGAGACCAAGAAGACCGGGAAGCAGATTGggagctctgagctgctgtggaaCGAGATCCTCACCCT GAACGTCACGGCTCAGAGCCACCTGGACCTGAAGGTGTGGAGCTGCCATACCCTGCGGAACGAGCTGCTGGGCACGGCCTCGctcagcctgggcagcctgctgaAGGGCGGCGGGAAAC TGGAGAACAGGCAGCTGACCCTGGACCTGCAGATGGAGAACAAAGGCAGTGTTGTGTCTGTCGGAGAGCTGACGATTTTCCTGGACGGGCCTGCTGTTGATCTGGGAAGCCTGCCTAATGGCAGCGCCGTGACAGAGG GGTCCCAGGTGCCTGCACGAGACCACAGCAGTGTGGCTGCAGCCACGGAGAGCAGACACCAGCCTCCCAGTACAAACTGCTTTGGAAGCAGACCAAG GACACACCGACATGCAGCTGGAGTGGCCAGGCAAAACACAGGGAGTGGAGAGCAAAGTCCCAGTGCCAGGAGCCGGCACTGGCAGCAGGCCAAGGGCGCGCAGCACAACGGCACGG TGAATGGAGATGCAGCGGGTTCTGCGGACACCGAAGAGGAGAGGCCGGCAGCAGGAGCGGCTGTACCGACGCCGGCGGCACCGAGCGTGGCTGACGGCTCCGtggctcctgcccctcctgccctgcccagctctggagaggcagaggaggcagctcctggctccagcGCCCCGGCAGCAcgggcagcagtgctggcccTGGATGCTCTGCCCCCCGG gtgGGAACAGCGAGAGCTGCCTAATGGTAGAGTCTACTATGTAGACCACAACAACAAGACCACCACGTGGGAGAGACCTCTTCCTCCAGG GTGGGAGAAGCGTGTGGATCCTCGAGGCAGGTATTACTATGTGGACCACAACACCCGGACCACCACGTGGCAGCGCCCCACGGCCGAGTACGTCAGGAACTATGAGCAGTGGCAGTCCCAGCGAAACCAGCTCCAAGGGGCCATGCAGCAGTTCAGCCAAAGATTCCTGTACCAG TCATCCGGCGCCCCGTCCGACAATGATCCTCTGGGTCCCCTTCCCCCCGGCTGGG agAAGAGACAGGACAATGGGCGAGTCTATTACGTGAACCACAACACACGGACCACCCAGTGGGAAGACCCTCGCACGCAGGG CAGGATGATCCAggagccgccgctgccgcccggcTGGGAGATGAAGTACACGAATGAGGGCGTGCACTACTTTGTGGACCACAACACTCGCACCACCACCTTCAAGGACCCACGCCCAGGCTTTGAGTCTGG GAGTAAGCAGGGTGGCTCCCCAGGGGCGTATGACCGGAGCTTTCGCTGGAAGTACCACCAGTTCCGATTCCTCTGCCAT TCAAACGCGTTGCCCAGCCATGTGAAGATCAGCGTTTCCCGACAGACACTCTTTGAGGACTCCTTCCAGCAG aTCATGAACATGAAGCCATATGACCTGCGCCGCCGCCTGTACATCATCATGCGAGGAGAGGAGGGCCTGGACTATGGCGGCATTGCCAG GGAGTGGTTCTTCCTCCTGTCCCATGAGGTGCTGAACCCCATGTACTGCCTCTTCGAGTATGCTGGCAAGAACAACTACTGCCTGCAGATCAACCCTGCCTCCTCCATCAACCCCGACCACCTCACCTACTTCCGCTTCATCGGCCGCTTCATTGCCATG GCTCTCTATCATGGGAAGTTCATTGATACTGGCTTCACGCTGCCCTTCTACAAGCGGATGCTGAACAAGCGGCCCACGCTGAAGGACCTGGAATCCATCGACCCTGAGTTTTACAACTCCATCGTCTGGACCAA GGAGAACAGCCTGGAAGAGTGTGGCCTGGAGCTGTATTTTATTCAGGACATGGAGATCCTGGGCAAGGTGACCACCCATGAGCTgaaggagggtggtgagagcatCCGGGTGACAGAGGAGAACAAGGAGGAATACATCAT gctgctgacAGACTGGAGGTTCACACGGGGTGTGGAGGAGCAGACCAAGGCTTTCCTGGATGGCTTCAACGAGGTGGTGCCCCTGGAGTGGCTGCGATACTTCGATGAGAAGGAGCTAGAG CTGATGCTGTGTGGCATGCAGGAGATCGACATGAACGACTGGCAGAAGAACACCATCTACAGGCACTACACCAAGAACAGCAAACAGATCCAGTGGTTCTGGCAG GTGGTTAAAGAGATGGACAATGAGAAGAGGATCCGGCTGTTGCAGTTTGTGACGGGGACCTGTCGCCTGCCCGTCGGGGGCTTCGCTGAGCTCATCG GCAGCAACGGGCCCCAGAAATTCTGCATTGATAAAGTTGGCAAAGAGACGTGGCTGCCTCGGAGCCATACATG CTTTAACCGTCTGGATCTCCCTCCCTACAAGAGCTACgaacagctgaaggagaagctgctTTATGCCATTGAGGAGACGGAAGGATTTGGACAGGAGTGA
- the WWP2 gene encoding NEDD4-like E3 ubiquitin-protein ligase WWP2 isoform X2, giving the protein MTAGAAAGSGSAAAAARGDAMAAASSSRARAGLPCEKSQLSIKVVSVKPKAHGRSSRMSCYVEVVGDGLPGETKKTGKQIGSSELLWNEILTLNVTAQSHLDLKVWSCHTLRNELLGTASLSLGSLLKGGGKLENRQLTLDLQMENKGSVVSVGELTIFLDGPAVDLGSLPNGSAVTEGSQVPARDHSSVAAATESRHQPPSTNCFGSRPRTHRHAAGVARQNTGSGEQSPSARSRHWQQAKGAQHNGTVNGDAAGSADTEEERPAAGAAVPTPAAPSVADGSVAPAPPALPSSGEAEEAAPGSSAPAARAAVLALDALPPGWEQRELPNGRVYYVDHNNKTTTWERPLPPGWEKRVDPRGRYYYVDHNTRTTTWQRPTAEYVRNYEQWQSQRNQLQGAMQQFSQRFLYQSSGAPSDNDPLGPLPPGWEKRQDNGRVYYVNHNTRTTQWEDPRTQGMIQEPPLPPGWEMKYTNEGVHYFVDHNTRTTTFKDPRPGFESGSKQGGSPGAYDRSFRWKYHQFRFLCHSNALPSHVKISVSRQTLFEDSFQQIMNMKPYDLRRRLYIIMRGEEGLDYGGIAREWFFLLSHEVLNPMYCLFEYAGKNNYCLQINPASSINPDHLTYFRFIGRFIAMALYHGKFIDTGFTLPFYKRMLNKRPTLKDLESIDPEFYNSIVWTKENSLEECGLELYFIQDMEILGKVTTHELKEGGESIRVTEENKEEYIMLLTDWRFTRGVEEQTKAFLDGFNEVVPLEWLRYFDEKELELMLCGMQEIDMNDWQKNTIYRHYTKNSKQIQWFWQVVKEMDNEKRIRLLQFVTGTCRLPVGGFAELIGSNGPQKFCIDKVGKETWLPRSHTCFNRLDLPPYKSYEQLKEKLLYAIEETEGFGQE; this is encoded by the exons CCAGGGGTGATGCCATGGCcgctgccagctccagcagggccagggctgggctgccctgcGAGAAGTCCCAGCTCTCCATAAAAG TGGTGTCCGTGAAGCCCAAGGCGCACGGCCGCTCCTCACGGATGAGCTGCTACGTGGAGGTGGTGGGCGACGGGCTGCCTGGCGAGACCAAGAAGACCGGGAAGCAGATTGggagctctgagctgctgtggaaCGAGATCCTCACCCT GAACGTCACGGCTCAGAGCCACCTGGACCTGAAGGTGTGGAGCTGCCATACCCTGCGGAACGAGCTGCTGGGCACGGCCTCGctcagcctgggcagcctgctgaAGGGCGGCGGGAAAC TGGAGAACAGGCAGCTGACCCTGGACCTGCAGATGGAGAACAAAGGCAGTGTTGTGTCTGTCGGAGAGCTGACGATTTTCCTGGACGGGCCTGCTGTTGATCTGGGAAGCCTGCCTAATGGCAGCGCCGTGACAGAGG GGTCCCAGGTGCCTGCACGAGACCACAGCAGTGTGGCTGCAGCCACGGAGAGCAGACACCAGCCTCCCAGTACAAACTGCTTTGGAAGCAGACCAAG GACACACCGACATGCAGCTGGAGTGGCCAGGCAAAACACAGGGAGTGGAGAGCAAAGTCCCAGTGCCAGGAGCCGGCACTGGCAGCAGGCCAAGGGCGCGCAGCACAACGGCACGG TGAATGGAGATGCAGCGGGTTCTGCGGACACCGAAGAGGAGAGGCCGGCAGCAGGAGCGGCTGTACCGACGCCGGCGGCACCGAGCGTGGCTGACGGCTCCGtggctcctgcccctcctgccctgcccagctctggagaggcagaggaggcagctcctggctccagcGCCCCGGCAGCAcgggcagcagtgctggcccTGGATGCTCTGCCCCCCGG gtgGGAACAGCGAGAGCTGCCTAATGGTAGAGTCTACTATGTAGACCACAACAACAAGACCACCACGTGGGAGAGACCTCTTCCTCCAGG GTGGGAGAAGCGTGTGGATCCTCGAGGCAGGTATTACTATGTGGACCACAACACCCGGACCACCACGTGGCAGCGCCCCACGGCCGAGTACGTCAGGAACTATGAGCAGTGGCAGTCCCAGCGAAACCAGCTCCAAGGGGCCATGCAGCAGTTCAGCCAAAGATTCCTGTACCAG TCATCCGGCGCCCCGTCCGACAATGATCCTCTGGGTCCCCTTCCCCCCGGCTGGG agAAGAGACAGGACAATGGGCGAGTCTATTACGTGAACCACAACACACGGACCACCCAGTGGGAAGACCCTCGCACGCAGGG GATGATCCAggagccgccgctgccgcccggcTGGGAGATGAAGTACACGAATGAGGGCGTGCACTACTTTGTGGACCACAACACTCGCACCACCACCTTCAAGGACCCACGCCCAGGCTTTGAGTCTGG GAGTAAGCAGGGTGGCTCCCCAGGGGCGTATGACCGGAGCTTTCGCTGGAAGTACCACCAGTTCCGATTCCTCTGCCAT TCAAACGCGTTGCCCAGCCATGTGAAGATCAGCGTTTCCCGACAGACACTCTTTGAGGACTCCTTCCAGCAG aTCATGAACATGAAGCCATATGACCTGCGCCGCCGCCTGTACATCATCATGCGAGGAGAGGAGGGCCTGGACTATGGCGGCATTGCCAG GGAGTGGTTCTTCCTCCTGTCCCATGAGGTGCTGAACCCCATGTACTGCCTCTTCGAGTATGCTGGCAAGAACAACTACTGCCTGCAGATCAACCCTGCCTCCTCCATCAACCCCGACCACCTCACCTACTTCCGCTTCATCGGCCGCTTCATTGCCATG GCTCTCTATCATGGGAAGTTCATTGATACTGGCTTCACGCTGCCCTTCTACAAGCGGATGCTGAACAAGCGGCCCACGCTGAAGGACCTGGAATCCATCGACCCTGAGTTTTACAACTCCATCGTCTGGACCAA GGAGAACAGCCTGGAAGAGTGTGGCCTGGAGCTGTATTTTATTCAGGACATGGAGATCCTGGGCAAGGTGACCACCCATGAGCTgaaggagggtggtgagagcatCCGGGTGACAGAGGAGAACAAGGAGGAATACATCAT gctgctgacAGACTGGAGGTTCACACGGGGTGTGGAGGAGCAGACCAAGGCTTTCCTGGATGGCTTCAACGAGGTGGTGCCCCTGGAGTGGCTGCGATACTTCGATGAGAAGGAGCTAGAG CTGATGCTGTGTGGCATGCAGGAGATCGACATGAACGACTGGCAGAAGAACACCATCTACAGGCACTACACCAAGAACAGCAAACAGATCCAGTGGTTCTGGCAG GTGGTTAAAGAGATGGACAATGAGAAGAGGATCCGGCTGTTGCAGTTTGTGACGGGGACCTGTCGCCTGCCCGTCGGGGGCTTCGCTGAGCTCATCG GCAGCAACGGGCCCCAGAAATTCTGCATTGATAAAGTTGGCAAAGAGACGTGGCTGCCTCGGAGCCATACATG CTTTAACCGTCTGGATCTCCCTCCCTACAAGAGCTACgaacagctgaaggagaagctgctTTATGCCATTGAGGAGACGGAAGGATTTGGACAGGAGTGA